In the Hordeum vulgare subsp. vulgare chromosome 7H, MorexV3_pseudomolecules_assembly, whole genome shotgun sequence genome, one interval contains:
- the LOC123410768 gene encoding probable flavin-containing monooxygenase 1: MGMEKKSVVIIGAGVSGLAACKHLLERGCRPVVLEADSVVGGVWAHTPDLTRLQTSRTMYQYTDFPWPDSVTEEFPNNRQVADYLNAYARHFGVLECIRFGHRVAGMEYVGVAEEEVAAWDDWAGCGDAFGSGNGKWRLTVTDAQGLVQVHMADFVILCIGRFSSVPNIPKLPPGKGPDAFDGKVIHSLDYSKMGSHKAKEMVKGKRVTVIGYGHSALDIANECASLNGTERPCTMVVRTKQWVLPDFYAWGIDISNFYLTRFGELLIHKPGEGLFLSLLATTLTPLKLMFSKFAESYYSITMKKHDMVPDHSFFEGIVGGWVELAPKDHYKNLEEGSILVKKSKTFSFCKEGVMVEGESTLVKSDIVILGTGFKGDQNIKSMFASKYFQRILIGSISMDVSLYRDCVHPKIPQLAVIGYSETYANLHTSELRAKWLAHFMDGGFRLPSVNAMHRDALEWEKFLKRYSHGEFRAASIGLLNNWYKDNLCRDMGCNPRRKNGLLAELFEVSGPSDYIGLHPM, translated from the exons ATGGGCATGGAGAAGAAGAGCGTGGTGATCATCGGCGCCGGCGTGAGTGGGCTGGCGGCGTGCAAGCACCTGCTGGAGCGCGGGTGTCGGCCAGTGGTATTGGAGGCGGACAGCGTTGTGGGCGGCGTGTGGGCGCACACCCCGGACCTCACCAGGCTCCAGACCTCGCGGACCATGTACCAGTACACGGACTTCCCGTGGCCGGATTCCGTCACGGAGGAGTTCCCCAACAACCGTCAGGTCGCCGACTACCTCAACGCATACGCTCGCCACTTCGGGGTGCTCGAATGCATCCGATTCGGGCACCGCGTCGCCGGGATGGAGTACGTCGGTGTCgccgaggaggaggtggcggcatgGGACGACTGGGCTGGCTGCGGTGATGCATTCGGCTCCGGCAACGGCAAGTGGCGCCTCACCGTGACCGACGCCCAGGGTCTGGTGCAG GTACACATGGCAGACTTTGTGATTCTTTGCATCGGAAGGTTCAGCAGTGTTCCCAACATACCTAAATTACCACCTGGAAAAGGCCCTGATGCATTTGATGGAAAAGTCATCCACTCCTTGGATTATTCCAAAATGGGTAGTCACAAAGCCAAGGAGATGGTCAAGGGCAAGCGTGTGACTGTTATTGGCTATGGACATTCGGCCCTTGACATTGCTAATGAATGTGCAAGTTTGAATG gTACCGAGAGACCATGCACAATGGTTGTGCGTACCAAGCAATGGGTCTTACCGGACTTCTATGCTTGGGGTATCGACATATCAAATTTCTATCTAACCCGGTTCGGTGAACTCCTTATTCATAAACCTGGCGAAGGCCTCTTCCTTAGCTTGTTAGCTACCACCTTGACTCCACTG AAGTTGATGTTTTCGAAGTTCGCTGAGAGCTACTACTCCATTACAATGAAGAAGCATGACATGGTCCCCGACCATAGCTTTTTTGAGGGGATAGTGGGTGGTTGGGTTGAACTTGCACCCAAGGATCATTACAAGAACCTAGAGGAAGGCAGCATCTTGGTGAAGAAGTCAAAGACCTTCAGCTTTTGCAAAGAAGGTGTGATGGTTGAAGGTGAATCCACGTTAGTAAAGAGTGACATAGTTATCCTCGGAACAGGATTCAAGGGCGATCAAAATATCAAGAGCATGTTCGCATCAAAATACTTCCAGCGTATTTTGATCGGCTCAATATCCATGGATGTATCACTCTACAG GGATTGTGTACATCCCAAGATACCACAACTCGCGGTCATCGGATATTCCGAGACCTATGCAAATCTCCACACTTCAGAACTACGGGCCAAGTGGCTAGCACATTTTATGGATGGTGGATTTAGGTTACCAAGTGTTAACGCAATGCATAGGGATGCACtagaatgggagaagttcttgaagCGGTACTCTCACGGCGAATTCCGTGCAGCCTCCATTGGACTTCTTAATAACTGGTACAAAGATAACCTATGTCGGGACATGGGATGCAATCCAAGAAGGAAGAATGGACTTCTTGCTGAATTATTTGAGGTCTCTGGTCCCAGTGATTATATTGGTCTTCACCCTATGTAA